In a single window of the Acidobacteriaceae bacterium genome:
- a CDS encoding putative metal-dependent hydrolase, which translates to MPDTNELSQTNDPRYPVGRFAPPETITEEDRRYAILTISEMPEQLREAVRSLSEHQLDTPYREGGWTVRQVVHHLADSHMASLHRLCRALTEDQPTVQGYHEAAFAELPDHKMPIQWSLDLLEGVHARWVTLLNSMDEAQWKRTWNHSERGVQRLDVVTMLYAWHCRHHVAHITHLRAQQGW; encoded by the coding sequence ATGCCCGACACGAATGAACTCTCACAGACGAACGACCCGCGCTATCCCGTCGGGCGGTTTGCGCCTCCTGAGACAATCACGGAAGAGGACCGGCGCTACGCGATTTTGACGATCTCCGAGATGCCGGAGCAATTGCGCGAAGCCGTGCGCTCGCTGAGCGAACACCAGCTCGACACGCCGTATCGTGAAGGTGGATGGACGGTGCGGCAGGTGGTGCATCATCTCGCGGATTCGCATATGGCGTCGCTTCATCGCCTGTGCCGCGCGCTGACAGAGGACCAGCCGACAGTGCAGGGATATCACGAGGCTGCCTTTGCCGAGCTGCCCGACCACAAGATGCCGATCCAGTGGTCGCTCGATCTTCTGGAGGGCGTGCACGCGCGCTGGGTCACGCTGCTGAATTCAATGGACGAGGCGCAGTGGAAGCGCACGTGGAATCACAGCGAGCGTGGTGTGCAGCGCCTTGATGTGGTGACGATGCTGTATGCGTGGCATTGCCGCCATCACGTCGCGCATATTACGCATCTGCGTGCACAACAAGGGTGGTAG